The genomic stretch AACTTGATGTGAGAACGCGTCTTGGAACTGTCAAACGCATGCCGGTCTAGCTCGATGGTCAAGAGTTCAGGCAGAGCGTTTCCAGGAGCCGTGAAATTAGCCGATGCATTGATAGCTTCCTGCATGGTGTCCACACCTTCTACAGGTACACGGTAGCTCGGGATTCCGGTTGAATAGTCGCGCTTTGGCCCGCATATCGCTTGTAGCTTTTGAAGATGAGACGTGTTTTGAAGTTCTTCTTCCAGCTTAAGTCGCAAGATCTCCCATGTTTCCATGACATCAAGCTTGTTGAGACCTTCGTGTATACCGTACCACTCCAAGGCATCCAAAACATCATCGAGGGCAACTGCACCAGCGCCCGGCTCGACTTGAGTACGTAGCATGTACAGTACTTGCTGCAAAGCAGTGACGAGCGGCCTGGGGTGAACGAATGGGTCCTGGTGAGGATCTGTGATATTGATGCTATACAGTAGTTCCCGGAATGGTTTGAAGAGCATCCAGGAGGAAACTGCCGAGATCATGTTTCCCCCAGGCGCGCTAGCATCTTCTCCGAGCACGAGGCCTTGCAAGCCGGTCATCGCGAAGCTGTCCCAGGGGTTTTCTCTAATGGGATGCTCCCACAAACAATTAGTTTCGTCTTCAACAACCCGGATGTAGGCGGTAAACGCAAGCTTGTCATGGCGAAGCAGCGCCATCCGTTGGCCACGCATGCGGCGGGAGATGTCATAGTAGGGCCCGTGAAATCGCGTCCAGCCCCAGTCAGGGGATCCGCTGCAGAAGCGATGAAGAGCGTTACGCGAGTAGTGCACACGGGGCTCGGTTGGATTGTAGAGGACGACGGATATCTGCGCCGCTACGCTTTTCCGTTTGGGGACTTTCTTAGAGCCGAGGAGGGGAAGAGGTGCGTGTTGAAATTCGACTGGCGTAATTGCGGTCTGGTCGCCTTGGGAGTTTGAGCCGCTGCTTTCACGCCGCTGCTGTGCTGCTGTGCTAGTCTTGTCTGATACAGTATGTGTACTTGGTAAAGTGTGCTTGGCTGCTATCATGGCATTGTCCACTTTTTTCTCTCCCCCTGTCGAGCGATCGACATCATGTGCGTCGATATCGTCGTCAGTTTCTTCGTCTTTGCTGTCCTTTGTAGCCATTACACTGAGGCATTCGAGATAGACGCTGAGATAGTCCGAGTCGTTTCCCTTGGGATAGAACTTGATTTGCCATTGGTGTCCGCCGACGGTGATGATGTCGGACTTCATGACAATTTCGTGGTTCGGTTTCTCACGTGTCCCATTATAAGCATCGATTGACCAGTGAATGCGGCCAGTCTCGCCAGCAGTGTACTCTGGATCTTCCAAGGGCCTGAAGGCCTCCTTCTCCCAATATTCGTGATCTAGAGCACTGACCTCGCCTCTATCTTCAATCTCTTTCAGTTCATCCTCGTCTGGCGAGGAGTCGTCCTCTTGTAGTGGGTGCCATGGCGGAAggccgtcgtcgtcgtctgATGAGTCTGATTCGGAGCGTATGGGTTCGACGGGCGGAGGCGGAGGTGGAGGCTGCACAGTGAGATCGGTGGGTGGAGGAGGGTCTACTGGAGGAATTGTACTTGCCTGGATCATGTCAATGTTGGCATATAGACCTGGGGAGTGGATGTCAACTTACTGTACCATCTGGTGCGGGTGATGCTGGTGTGGTGATGCCAACGTCCTGTGCCTCAACAACAGCCGAGCCATTTGGTAGTAGTGCATGTGTCTCGGAATCTGAAGTAACGTCCATGGCGTCCTCGTCCACGGCTGAGATCTCGACAGCAATAGTGTTCGTCGAGGCGTCGCGGTGGCTGGGCTGGTAGCCATCTTGCATCTCGGCGTCGCTCCGGTCGTGGTTCTGCCCGGTGGTTGCAGTCGGCAAAGTGTTTGTTGAGGCGCTCACGTCCATGTTGGCGGTGGTAGTATCAGGGGCatgtggtggtggtggcggtggtggtggaggtgcAGCCGGCGTTTGTGCATGGATTCCGTGGTTTGGCGAGTGTGGTGGGCTCGAGAGCTGTTGGCTAAAGTGCAGCGGGTGCTCCACGCTGATGCTCATGTTGAATGTGTGGGCAAAGGGCGCATGCGAGGTCAGAGAAGGTGGGTTTGTATTGCAAGTGAGAGCGTGGACCGGTAAAGGTGCCGGAGCGACGAGTGGTAAAGTTGAATGTGCACAAGGCTGCACAGCGGTCGAGGCAGCGGTTAATCGGTGAGGCTATCAGTTTGGTGATAGCGTTATCGGGATGATGAGGGTGTATGGTTGCTTTTTACAACATGAAAGTATCAATAGGGTCTGGAGCACCAGTCGACGTCGAGGAGCAATTTGATGAATTGATGAACGACACATCAGGCACGGACGTGGCTGGGGCTTAAAGAGGGCTGCAGCCTACCAGCATGCGGCACGATGTCAATGGAGCACATGGAGTGAGGCGGTAAGGGCTACCTGGAAATCGCATGGCCCCCGCTTGCGCTATACCCACCAGAGCCTCCAACACGACGTACCTACGCCCTTTCATAGCCACTCCCTCAGGCTTCTCCCCCAACCTTTCGCCTTGACTCATCGCTCGCGGCTGCACGGCCGAGGTCCACGTCGTCATCCGTGAGCTCAGAGCTCAGAGCTCAGCTATCGATTGTACGCTCCACAGTGACCGGCTAGGCAGGCGCGCTAGTCTGCTGAGACTAGTGGGGAAGGTGGGCCCGAACGCGCCTTCCCTGCATCAGCTCTCCGCGCCAACGACGTTGCTCCATAACACAGTCATCGCCCGCTTATGTGGCCGACATAGTCTTGATTTGATTGCGGATTGCGCGTGCTAATTCATTTCACAGCCATCATATTATTGGTCTTGGGTCTTTTGCAGCCGCGCAAACGTCGCCGCGACGATGAGAGGAAACACGACTGTCGCCTCGGCGTACACCTTGACGCTGTCGCCGTCCAACTTGATCTTCCCCCAGCTGACGGCCTCGTCCGGCCGCGCGCCCGCATCGCTGCCGTCAAACTCCTGTGCCGTGTTGATGTACACGGCGCTCTCTGCGCCGTTGCGCATGAGGTTCGCATTGGCGATGTGGTGTTTGACTATCCCTCCGCCCAGGACGATCATACCCGTCCGCTTGGCGCGGACCGCAATGGTGTTGATGTTCCTAATGTCCTCGACAATGTCGACGCGCAGCTGCTCTGGAGATGACTTGAACGTGTGGAAGTACAGCATGTCGCCGAGACTACCGTCTGTCAGAGCCGGGCAGAAGACAGGGATATCGTTCTTCCACGCCCAGTAGTAGACGGACCGCTCATCGTTGATTTCCTTGCCTAGACGGTGGATCATCTTACTCGGCGTCCAGTGCAATGGCTCGGCCGTCTTCTTGCTCGCCTCCTGTTCTTCCAGCATCTTGTCCAAAATGGGCACAACCCAGTCCTCGAAGGCGCAGTAGTTGCTGTTCGGCACCACCAGGTTGCCGATGCGGTTCATGCCCTTTGCCCGAAGTCCGGCCCCAGGCGTCGAGAAGGCACCTAGATATGTGGGCGCCAGACACTTGATAAAGTCTTCCTCGACGCCACCGGCTGTGGTGACAATGGCTGACACGTGCTTGTGCTCGACCAGGTACCGCAGCGTCTCGCGCAGACCTGACGAGATGAGATTCGACGTGTAGCCCAGGAAGATGGTGGTTTGGTCTCCCGTTTCAGCGTCTCTCCAGGCGCGCTGTCATGGTGTTAGCGGGCAGCCACGGCTTCCCTACGCGTTGGGTGTCGTGTTGCCCAATCCGGCTAAATGTTTCGCTTTCCGGGACAGGGGCGCACGGACGGCTGACGCCGGCATAGCCAGGTGCCCTCTCCGCATCGGATCATCGGGGAAGAAGCAACTCACCATGTCATTGATGATTCGCACAGCCTCTCCTACCGACGTCGCCTGGAAGCCCATGCCGGCATAACCGGCCACCAGCTCCTCTACCGTGATGCTGCGCGATGCATATTGGTTGAATTCGATGCCCTGCACCTCGCGCGCACCCTCAGGCACGGGCTCGGAAGGCTTCAGGACTGCATCAGTGGCGCCGGTAGGGGCCGACGACTGGCTGGCCATTGCGCTGGGTCCGAGGCTTCAGTGTGCAGCTCGCGCACGACGCCTGGGTGAAAGAAAAAAAGGGTAGCTTTCGGCGACTTTGCAAACTGCTTGTCCCAGCTtgcgtgtgtgtgtgtgctAAAGTGCGTCGGTGCGGGCGGCAGAGTTTGAGTGTGAGCAGAAAAGAAGGCCCAAGGCCCCCACCTCGCACCCGTCGACTGGAGCGGAGCTAGCGCATGGCAGTCTAATCCCTGCCTGTGCTGTGCGAGGCTAGCCTTCGGGTCGATCCATTGCATCTGGACGAGCGCGAGAGCCCAGCGGTGCAGGCCGTAGCTCAAAGGCCGTCTGTCACGCTCATCCATGGTCTAGGTTTGACGCTGCAAAGTCGCACACTGCCGCCTCTCTGCTCGCCGCCTGCAGTGTCCTGTGCAAGTCGCGCCGTCGTGCAGCGCCGTCTTGGGGGTGCAGCGGCCTGCGTTGCGTGTTGTGGGCGCTGTGTGCCATCTTGTCAAGGCCCCTTGCCGGCCCAGGGCTAGAATCTGAAGCAAGACCAGCGGCTGCCCCCCCTGTAGAGTATCGACAATGTTCAACTCGGCACCCAATCACACGCCGCCTCGACGGATTCCTGTCGCTAGGCCGTTAGGGCATCCGTCATGGGCGGCGTGTCAGTGCACAGTTCTCGTATTCTGCTCTCCTCGACGTTCCCCTTCCCATCACCAACAACCTTCCTTGCGACGACGACCTTCTCCACGACACCATGCTGCCGCTGACCCTTGGTCTGCAGCCTGGCTAAATCACCCCAAACACTCGCTACTGCCAACGTGAACACGCTGCCGCCTCACGTGGCTTCAACGACCTCACAAAGCACATCCCAGCGCCACGTCGACGGGCTGCAGAGCCTCGTCTCCACGCCATCTACCACCTTTGTTCGCACCTGCACCCTGCCCCAGTGCCAGCAGCTCCTCCAGACGCTTCTGTCAGACTTTGCACCTTGTTTTGACGCGTCTCCCACCTCCAAACAGGGCGTTTTGGCCGTCATCAAAGCGACCGTGGCAGATCGAATCTCAGCTTCCGGCGCCGAGAAGCTGCACCTGTCCCACCACGGATCGCGCATTTGGCGCTTTGCCTAATCTCCCTGGTTTCCAAGCACGGGCCCTGGCGCTAGCGCCTCGTCTACCACTGCCTGCAAACACCAACGTCAACTGACATCGCGTCGCCCACGCCAATCCACCGCATCACGACTGCATTGGTCAACCACGCTATCCGACTTAGATTGCCCCCGATACGGCACTTTATtcttttctctttctctttctctttctctccaGGAACAACTTTTGCCCGCATACCCATTTTTtcttcaccaccaccacgTCGAGCAGGACGTACGCATCTAAAATTAGCCCGAGAGACGACGTCATTTGTGCCCATGCCGCAGTTGCAGGATCTTATAAGAGCAAGAGATTATCAAAATGTCAGCTTCACGGTATCCGGACAACAGCAGGTATGCACGCGACAGATCACCACCCTACCGGGACCGAGATCGAAGACCTTCCAACTTTGGCGGCGGATACCCCCCAAGGGGCAACGAGACCTTCAGGCCAAGTGCGGATCCAGGCACCTTCTCCAGAGAAGTTCCCAAGGGCCCGAAATCGCTTGCTGATCCGCCACGTGTTCCCCCAGTAGGGCCACCCTCGAGTGCGTCTTCAGCTCCGCCTCGTGATGATAGAGGCAGAGGCTTTGCTGGACGCGGTGAGGCGACTCCTCTGCGAAATGCACCGCCATTGAGTAGTGGACCATCGTCTTCGTACAACGCAAACTCCTGGAGGGCCGACCGCGACCGTGACCGTGATTTTGACCGACGTGAAAGACGGCCAACACCACCGCGGCGCTCACCCATACGTGACTCGAGAGATTTACGTGACCAGAGAGACTTTGGTCCACGGGATTTGGATATTAATCGCGCCCGACGAAATTCGCGAGACGGTCCTCCCTCCGCGGGTTCAACATATTCGGATCCGCCTCCTCTTGGCACCTTATCTTCGTATCGCGGCACCGGCACCGGCATCGGACGTGGTCGAGGTGGCTTTGCAGGACGCGGCAGGAACTTTCACGCTGATGACCGTGATCGACACCACGACCCACGTGATCGAATACCGGAACGCACATCCTACCGGCCTCGAAGTCGCACGCCTCCGAGGCGTCAAGAGCGGGATGTTCGAGACGACCGTGATTTCGATAGGAGAGATCGCGACGATCGGAGGTTTGTCAGAGAGTACGACTCTTATATAGGCCCAGCGGGTGCTGCCAAGCCTGGCTTACGCGCATTGGATACACATCGTAGCTCAGGTCCCTCTGATCTGCGACATCTTCCAGGCACACCTACAGGACCCGCGCCCCATTCATCCCATCATGCATCTCCCTCGGATAGGTTGGGTCCACAAGGAGACTCGTACTCGAGGCGATCTTCACTTGCTATCGAGCCTCTCTCCGCCAAGGATGTTCGCCGGGAGCCTGGTAAAGACGAAGCCCTATTGGCTAGCCGTGCAGAGGCGTCCAGAGAAAGGTATGCCCCACGTGCCTCGTCACCTCCCGCTTCCATTCCGGCCTTTGGTGGATCCAATGTCTGGAGGGCACCCATTCCTGATAGCAAACCAAGTGCTGTTCCAGTGGCGCCACCAAAATCTGCTCAATCTCAGCCAACCCCTGCTTCGAGCATGGCTTGCACTACTTCTGCCACGCCTGTTACGCCAATAAAGACTCCCGTAGTTCCTACGGCACCCAAGTCGGCCATACCGTCCGGTCTTTCACTCCTACCTCCAACTGGGCCCAAAGCTGATCGCGCCCCAGACCGTCCTCCACCAGGAGATGCATCTAACCAAGAGAGTAGGCTGGGTCCTCCAGTTGCTCCCCGTATGGAACCACCTGCTGCCCCCATTTCTATCGTCTCGTCTCAAGCAGCTGATACACGAGGCTCAGATAACGTAACCTCCAAGGCCCCGGTTACACCCCATATGCCTGCACCCCCAAAGGCCACATTATTTGCGCCCCCTTCTGCTCCAAATGCTCCAAGTGCACCATCGGGTCCAGCGAAGTCCCCTCCTCAAGGGCCTGCCGCAAGACCGCGCGCGCCGCCAATAGCTCCCCAGGCCGCTTTACGGGCTAATGTGTCGCCATCCTTCTCAAGAGCAACGCTTCCCCCGTACGCCCCTCGGGACGCGTCTCCTAGTGCGGCTCCCCCAGGATTCGGGCTACGTGGCAGTAGTGGGAGTGTCTCTGCAATTAGCACGTCACCCAAGAGCCTGCCAGCAAACATCCCGACCGGACCGAAAGCTGACAGAACCCCAATGGCTTCCCGGCCTCTGCCACCATACCCTCAATCAGAGCGGTCCGGCTTTCCCCCACCAA from Pyrenophora tritici-repentis strain M4 chromosome 1, whole genome shotgun sequence encodes the following:
- a CDS encoding DYS1, Deoxyhypusine synthase, with product MASQSSAPTGATDAVLKPSEPVPEGAREVQGIEFNQYASRSITVEELVAGYAGMGFQATSVGEAVRIINDMRAWRDAETGDQTTIFLGYTSNLISSGLRETLRYLVEHKHVSAIVTTAGGVEEDFIKCLAPTYLGAFSTPGAGLRAKGMNRIGNLVVPNSNYCAFEDWVVPILDKMLEEQEASKKTAEPLHWTPSKMIHRLGKEINDERSVYYWAWKNDIPVFCPALTDGSLGDMLYFHTFKSSPEQLRVDIVEDIRNINTIAVRAKRTGMIVLGGGIVKHHIANANLMRNGAESAVYINTAQEFDGSDAGARPDEAVSWGKIKLDGDSVKVYAEATVVFPLIVAATFARLQKTQDQ
- a CDS encoding DUF1777 domain containing protein — protein: MPVPVPRYEDKVPRGGGSEYVEPAEGGPSREFRRARLISKSRGPKSLWSRKSLESRMGERRGGVGRLSRRSKSRSRSRSALQEFALYEDDGPLLNGGAFRRGVASPRPAKPLPLSSRGGAEDALEGGPTGGTRGGSASDFGPLGTSLEKVPGSALGLKVSLPLGGYPPPKLEGLRSRSR